The genome window CATCGCACAGTGAGAACTCGGTGCCCTTGTCTTCACATAGAAGCACTTGTCATTGGCTCTGTCCATCCTCTGCCTTCCTGGACATTCCCCTTCACTGCCTGTGGACTGTGGGCTCATCCTCTCCCTGCCCGCATGGCTACTCCATATGTGGTCTTGTCCGTGGGCCTGTCAGCTCCTGCCTTGCTCTGGCCTTGAGCCCTGGACGCCTGTCTTCATGTTGCTGTGGTTGCTGATCTGCCCCTGCATCTTCGGGGCTGCCTCCCCTCTGACAGTGCAGCCAGCTGCCCGCTTCCCGCTGACCCTGCCCACCTCTGCTCATCTCAGACTAACCCTCACCATGGGGTTTGTCCACGGTTCTCACACTGCACACATCTGGTCACGGCAAACGCCTGGATCCGAGCTCCACGTCTCCCAGCCCTCCCTGGGCTCGCAGCGATGACCTCACGCCCTGAGAACACAGCTGGGCTATGGCATCAGGTGGCTGTGCCCCTCGTGTCTGGTGCAGAGTAGGTGTGAGGTTTGCGTTTCGGCCTGGCCTTCGGAACTGCTTTCTGGGTCTGATTCGTCTGGGTGCCGTTCATGCCCACCGGTCTCCACGGCCCCTTGCAGCTTCCAGCCATTGGGGGCCTGGGGCTCAGTTCCTGTCTGGGTTACTTTTTGCCTGTTCCTCCTGTGTTAGGATGCGTTCCATGGAGGGCGTAGGGTGCCTAAGTCAGAGCTGGGTGTCCTGCTCGGGTCACCCTCCTGCTCAGCCCTGCAGGTGGGAAGGGTTTGCCAACACTCACCCCTGAGACCAGTCTGTGTCCCGGGGGGACACACTGCCAGGCTCTATCCCAGGACCAAGAACAAGAcattaaactataaaaatctgGAATAAATAGCTTCTTTATGTCCCTGGGGGCTTGGCTTGAGAGGGACGTGTGGGGAACTTGCGGGCTGGACcggctccctcccctccttccctgtcGTTCTCCCAGGCCCCTTGCCTCACTCACTCGTTCTCTCTGGTGGCATTCTCTGCCCACGTTCCTGAGACTCACGTGGGGTTGAGGAGGGAGGGCATTAGCTCTCAGGGGTTAACTGAGTGAACATGAGTGAGGCGCTTAGGGTGAAGACAGGACACGGCCCTGTGCTTGCCTCCTTGTCTGTGACTTGTCACCGATCACCTTAAAACTTagcttcttatttattgattttttttagagagagaggagtgagagagagagacagagagagagagaagggggaggagcaggaagcatcaactcccatatgtgccttgaccaggcaagcccaaggtttcgaaccggcgacctcagtgttccagaaaaACTTAGCTTCTTATATTGCAGCCATGATTTACGTCCCACAGGGACTGTTTGGAACTTAAGATAGGACGTCAAGGCCTCACCGGTGAGATAGCCTGGGTTGCCATCACCTGAAGCCCCAGCCCCCCAGTCCCCGTCAGTGCCCGGTGTGAGCTGAGGGCCAGCTGGCCCGGCTGCAGGAGTGCTGCCCCAGGCTTTGTGCtagctggtgctggtgctgaaGGTGGGCTCGGTTGGGTGGGGGTCCAGGCAGAAGCTGCTCCTCTGTGCATTATGTGGCCTGGCCCCGGAGTCACCTGTCTTCACTTGGTTCAGGGTGGTCACAGGCTCTAGTCAAAATTTGAGGGGAGGGATGCAGACCCCTTTCTCTTAGAGGGGGAGGGTCACATGGGAGGGACAGGTGCAGGGGTGACGACAGCACAACAAGGAGGGCTGGGCTCCAAGCAGAATCGGGGCAGGCGGCATCCACGCTCCCACGCCCTCCGCCTGCTCAGACCACAGACAGGTAAGCTTGACCGTCCCACCCACAGACGAGCCCATCACTATTGGAATCATGATTTATTAAACGTGGGTACAGCAGGGAAGCAGGTTAGCGAATGGAGAAGTAGCACAGAGAAAACATCAGAGTTGTCAGAATAGCAGGCCTGGCTCTGCAGGACCCGGTGGCCCAGCCCAGCTGGCGGAGGAGTGTCCTGAGCCCAGGGACCGGGGTGCCTGTGGGATGTGACGTGCTGGGCTCGGGGTGCTGGTGGGCTGGGGGCCAGGGCTATTCCACATGCACAACCAGGGGTGTCATGTAGTCGGAATGTTTGATGCCAAAGGTGACGATGGGGGCACAGTGCTTGGTCACTGTCACCTGGAAGAGGAGAGGCTGTGAGAGGAGACAGCACCCGCCCTCGCCCCACAGGCCCTGCCATCACAGGCTAGGGCTGCTGAGGGCTCCACTGTCCTTGCTGAGCCCCAGGCCAGGATGCCCAGCGTGAGGGCCACACTGCCAGCTTTAACCATCTTGGTGTGTGGAGAGCCCTCAGTGGCATTGACTGTCACCAATGTTGGGACACAGCCTGCCAGCTGGGAAGAAGTGCCAGGTGCCGAAATGCACCATGTTCTTAGGGTGTGTGGCCACTGGGACCCCTGCAGGCTCGCAAGCCCTTCCTGACTCCATGCCTTCTGGGCCGtcacccctgtccccacccccttgTCACTGTACCCCCCTGCTTCCAAGACCTTCTCAGGGCTGTGGGCTCCTGGTCCTGGTTTGAGGGTCTTGTCTCCTGGGGGCTCCACTCGGGCAGCTATGGTGTACTGTGGGGCCTTGAGCTTGGTCAGCTGCATGTCAGTCTGATGGTAGGCCGCAGGACCTGGCGTCTGGGGGGCAAAGAGGCTCAGACAGACTTGGCCTGCCAGGGCATGTGATCCCAGAGGTCAAGGGGCCAGCTGGGGAGGCTGGGTTTCAGGCCATGAGTCACTGTGCCTCTGTCAGGGGCCCTTCTGTCTCCAAACAGTTCCCCACACTGGGACCCCGTCTGTGGAATGTCACCCTTGACTTCAGCTGCGTGGCACCTGCAGTGTGTGGCAGCCACGTGACACCCCAGTGTGTGGCAGCCCCGGGCTGATCCCCTTGTGAGCGGGTGAGAAGCCTCTTCCAGACTGGCATGCTGTCCCTTGGGCCGGAGGGCCGTGGGCAGAGCTGGACGGGCGGGGGTAACGGTGCCTTCAAGCCCTGGCCTGTGCCCACACAGGGCCTGTTTCTGGTGCCCACACAGGGCCTGTTCTGGTGTCGCATCTGGTGTCCTCCCCAGCTGTCGGGGCTCGTGTCCCCTCTCCCTGTTGTCCTGCACACAGCCCTGGGCTGCCACGCAGAGGTCTGTGGACCACTTCCTGCACAGCCCTCCTCAGCACTCGAATGTGACCCAGGCCCGTGGCAGGAACCCAGGGATGCAGAGCTGAGGGGCCTTATGAGGACTGGGTCAGGCTGCTGGGTCCTGGGTTCTGGGGGAGGGACCAGACAGGCCAAGTCCCTGGGGGTAAGCTCTGCCCTGCTGGGCACCCCTTGCCTTGTGCAGGTCGTCACTGAAGCCGCCCAGTTTGCTGCGGCCCTTGATGGAGAAGGAGGGCTGGCAGACCTTGCTGACGGTGTGGGCCCCCATCACCATGGGCAGCATGTAGGCGGCGGGGCCTGCAGGGCACAGCAGCGCTGAGTCCCAGGCCAGGCAGCCTCCTGTCTGGAgtccctgctggctccttcccTGGGGCTCTCCGCCTCCAGACACCAGGCCGCCCACCTCGCCTGCCCCACCGATCCCCGCCCGGTCAGCCACGGGCTGTCGGACTGGCTGCAGACCTGGGGTGCTGTCCACTCGGAAGGTCTTGGTCCGTGCAGAAATGGAGTGGCTGGGTGCCGAGTCGAACACATGCTTGGCGGACTTCTCTGGAAAGTAGTCGCCTGCCGAGGAGGAGCAGAGGGGGTTCTggggcccagggccctcctgcagaTGCCTGGCCAGCTCGGGAGCCTCAAGGGGAACCCCGACAGTGTGGTGCTGGTCTCTGGGCCCCagtatggagggtgacggagaccagtcagggtgtccagagggaaacgctgtgtgtgtgtgtgtgtgtgtgtgtgtgtctgggccccagtatggagggtgacggagaccagtcagggtgtccagagggaaacgctgtgtgtgtgtgtgtgtgtgtgtgtctctgggccccagtatggagggtgatggagaccagtcagggtgtccagagggaaacgctgtgtgtgtgtgtgtgtgtgtgtgtgtgtgtctgtctctgggccccagtatggagggtgacggagaccagtcagggtgtccagagggaaacgctgtgtgtgtgtgtgtctgtgtgtgtctgtgtgtgtgtgtgtgtgtgtgtgtgtctctgggccccagtatggagggtgacggagaccagtcagggtgtccagagggaaacgctgtgtgtgtgtgtgtgggggggtctctGGGCCCCAatatggagggtgacggagaccagtcagggtgtccagagggaaacgctgtgtgtgtgtgtgtgtgtgtgtgtctctgggccccagtatggagggtgatggagaccagtcagggtgtccagagggaaacgctgtgtgtgtgtgtggggggtaagGCCCAGTTGTCTCAGAGGGGCCCCTGGGTCAGCAGCCAGCAGCCCCTCTGCCCTGGCCCGGTGGCTGCCCCCTTCAAGAAGAAAGAGACCAGGAGGACACGGGTGCCTGTGATCCCGCACGGCTCGGCTCAGTGCAGCGGCCACCACAGGCTTGGGCCGAGCTAAGGCTGCACCCCTGTCACTCACAGGGACCGGGGGTCCGCGTGGTCTTGGTGTGGTAGCGCCCCAGGATGGTGAATGCGGGGCCCAGGTCCTTGCCGGTCCTCAGGATCTTGGGGTTCACGCTGTAGCGAGGCCCCGGGGAGCAGTTCTCTGCCAGGAGCATGGGGGCCCCGCGGAAACTGAAGGCCGGCGCACACAACTTGGTGGGAGTGTGCTTCACGAAACCTGTGGGGCGGGGGCTCTCAGCAGTCTGGAACCAGACCCCAATCTTCTCCCCACCCTATTGACCCCAGAGGAGTTGCTGCTGGCAGCCGGGGTGAGCCCCATGCCTGCGCATACAGCCCCAGGCCCACCCACCCCCAGACCCTCCCCGGCTTCCAGGCACCTACCTGTGGTAGGTGGGATCAGGTACTTGGGTCCAGGGCTGCTGTAGAGGGCCATGATGGGCCCCCTGGGGCGATGGGGCCTCCAGGCTCCCACCCACACTTCCTCTACCATGGCCGGCTCTGGCTGTGGATGAGACAGTGAGCAAGGGCTGGGAGACCCCggccccacccctccctgcctctgcccccacgGATGGTCAGGACTGCAGAACACCCGCTCCTCAGCGGGCTCACACGCTGGGGCCAAGGTCTGAGGGCAGCGGAAGCTTCTGTGTGGAGTAGTGGGCTTGCTCTGCCCTCTCCAGTGCCCAAGGCAGCAGCGTCAGACCCTCGGGAACAAGCCCAGACTAGCTCTCTGCTCCAGGCCTCGCTGACACCCATCATGGCTCTAGGAGGTTCTGCCCGCTCAGTGCTGGGCAGgagcagggggcaggggtgggaggctTCTCGCCTGAGGCGGTGCTGGCCCTCTGGAGTGGCCCTTACCGCTCTGGTCCAGGTGTGTCCAGAGCAACCAAGGACCGAGCCTCAGAGGTGGTCCTTGGTGTCGGGGATTTCCCAgaaaagaagtggagaggagggccTCTACCCGCCTTGCCTCTCCCACCCGGGTGGGCTTTGAGAGCTGGGGAGGGTCCTGGCCCCTGAGCTCTAGAATGTGGCTCTGTGGGACGGTGGGTTCTAGATCATCGTCTGTGTGATGGAGACAATGGCCTCTCCCAGAGGGCCAGGACCTCCCATGGGAGTCCCAGAGGGACTCCCACCCGTGCCAGTCAGGGCTCCGGTCTCAGGACTTTGTTCTGCTCCTCGCTGCAGGAAACAGTCCGGGAAGGGGGCAGTGAGGCCACAGGGCCCAGATCCAGGTTGCCAAAGAGCCAGGCAGTGAGGGGCCGAGCTGAGCCCTCTGAGCCTTGCCCCCGGCGGAGTGCTGAGCAGGAAGTATCTCctccagagaaaggagagagtccCGGGGCTGGGGTGAGTGTGGAGCCTGCACCGGTTCGGGGCAGGTGAGAGCTGGAGGGAGTGGGTGCAGCCCCTCTCTAGACCCTGCTCTGTCTTCTGCACCGCGGCTGGCCAGCTGCTCCCTCGGACTCTGTCTGCACCAGCAGGTGCAGGTCCTCTTTACTTCCTCAGGGTTCCTCTGGGGGCTCTGGCTTGAGTGTCCCCCGGACTCCCTCGTGAGAGAGCTCGCTCTCAACCCCTGGACCGGTGCCTTCTGTGTACTGTGTGTATTTACTGCCTGGAACAGAGCACCCTTCAGCCTGGCCTCCCCGCCTGCCCACTTCCTCTTTGGGGggctctctgccctccctgcTCTGAGCCCGTTCCCCCTCCACCCGCGACTGAACACCTTCTCCTGTCCGGGGTCTCCCTGCCTGTCAGTCTTGCTCCGCCCATCGGCCTCTACGGGAGTCAGACTGGGTTCCTGTGGGTGGGTCCGCCCTCTGTGTGGGAAGTTACACGTGCGTGCTTCATGCGTGTGGCCCTGCGTATGTGCTGTTGGGTGTGCATGTAGTTCGCTGAGTGTGGGAAGAGGCCGGGGCCAGAGTCTGAGCGGCAGGGGCTTTATTGATTGAACGGTTGAGGATACATTCGAGCAAGCTGAGCGGCCGTGGGGGTGTGGCCAGGACTGCCTGTGTAGCAGGCCCTCTAGTTGCTTGTAGCCACATCTGGAGCCTGTCACTTGCTGTCCTGATCGCCCAGCACTTCCACCTGGAAAGCAGAAACAGGTGGGGTCCCATCCATCATGATCAATAACTAGAGAGCCACAGCTCTATCAGAAAGACAGGCCCAGGCCACCCTCTGGGGGGACGGTGGGCTCTGGCACATGGCAGCTAGTTCCCTCCTAGAAGCTGggaaagcagtgtgtgtgtgtgtgtagtgtgtgtgtagcgtgtgtagtgtgtgtgtagcgtgtgtagtgtgtgtgtagtgtgtgtgtagcgtgtgtagtgtgtgtgtagtgtgtgtagcGTGTGtagcgtgtgtatgtgtgtagtgtgtgtatgtagtgtgtgtggtgtgtgtggtgtgtgtggtgtgtgtgtgtagtgtgtgtgtggtgtgtagcgTGTGTGTAGCGTGTGTGTAGTGTGTATGTAGCGTGTGTGTAGCGTGTGTGTagcgtgtgtgtggtgtgtagcgtgtgtgtagtgtgtgtgtagtgtgtgtgtgtagtgtctgTAGTGTGTGtagcgtgtgtatgtgtgtagtgtatgtaatgtgtgtgtggtgtgtgtggtgtgtgtagcgtgtgtgtgtagtgtgtgtgtggtgtgtgtagtgtgtgtgtggtgtgtgtggtgtgtgtagtgtgtgtagtgtgtgtgtagcgtgtgtagtgtgtgtgtggtgtgtgtagtgtgtgtagtgtgtgtatgtagtgtgtgtagtgtgtgtggtgtgtgtagcgtgtgtagtgtgtgtatgtgtgtagtgtatgtagtgtgtgtgtggtgtgtgtagtgtgtggtgtgtgtagtgtgtgtgtgtggtgtgtagcgtgtgtgtagtgtgtgtagtgtgtgtgtagcatgtgtagtgtgtgtgtagcgtgtgtagtgtgtgtgtagcGTGTGTAGCGTgtgtagtgtgtgtatgtgtgtagtgtgtgtatgtagtgtgtgtggtgtgtgtggtgtgtgtggtgtgtgtgtgtagtgtgtgtgtggtgtgtagcgtgtgtgtagtgtgtgtgtggtgtgtagcgtgtgtgtagtgtgtgtgtagtgtgtgtgtgtagtgtctgtagtgtgtgtagtgtgtgtgtgtagtgtgtgtgtgcgcactgAGGGCTGCTGCTGGGGCAGGTTGGGGCGTCTGGGGGGTACAGGGCctgggggcagggctgtggggagTGGGGTGCCCCCCCAGACAGTACCAGCAAGTCGACCAGGTCTGCCTTGTGCTTGGGCTGGAGGCCGTCTATGCAGGACTTGACCGAGGTTATGGCCGCTTTGGCATCTGCACTGACGTCGTACTTGCTGAGGGGCCCCACGTAGAGCTCTTCTGGGGACCCCACCAGCAGCGTTTGTAGGAAGTCCATGAAAAACTCATTGTTGTCCTCCCCTGCAGCCAGCCCTGTGTGGTGGGGCAAGATGATGCCGGGGCGGGAGGGAAGTCCAGCCCAGCCCCTGACCTCCCACATCTCCAAACTCCCTGGTCTCCAGACGTTCCCCAACAGTGCCCACCTCACCTGCCCCCACCTTCCTCCACACCCCCAAATCCGCCTGCCACCCGAACCTCAGCTTTGCTCACTCCCTGTTCCCTGGGTCACGAGGCAGGAAGGTCAAACCCCTGCTGCAGGGTCCCCTCCCGTGTGTGTGAGGTTGGCtggcctggggctgggagggTCAGGTCAGGCTGGGCTGGTTCGGGGACTGGAGTGGGCAGCGGCTGGAGGTGGGCACCGCCGACTGTAAGGGGCCCAGCACCTGGACTTCCAGCTTCCTAGGTGGGGgtccctgcccacctcccacAGTGGAATGTCTGGAAGCACCTGCCGTGcagactcaccgcaggcgcagaGCCAGGTGACAGCCACCAGCAGGAAGGAGCTGCTCCCCTTCATGGCAGACAGCGGGGTTCCCGGGGAGCCGCCTCAGCCGGCTTTATGTCTGCCAGCGGAGGCACCTCGCTGGGGGCGGGCCGACCTGCCCTTCAGGGCCTGACCAGCGAGAGCACAGGTGGGGCAGCGAAGGCGTGTCCTTCCTCTCGTCCTCCGGTGGGTGTGAGCAGCCACACGCCTGGGTGCTGTGTGAGCAGCCACACGCCTGGGTGCTGTGTGAGCCGTGTTTCGCGAAAGGTTTGGGCATGAGTGGACATAGGTGAGGGGTGATGTGAGCCCGGTCAGTGAGCAAGAATGGTGGGGGCTGGAGCCAAGGGTCTCTGGCCCAGGCTCAGAGCGGCAGCCTCTGGGTTGGTCCTGGGTCTGTCTTTGGGGGCAGTTCCCCTGCACTGGACAGGTCGGTGTCTGGCTCAGAGCCCAGGGACTCGGGCTGGCGGCTCCGCGGCAGCAGAGGGAGGGCTTTCTGGGGTTTCCTGGTGCATCTGGGCGTGGGAGATGGGCTCAGGGTCGCAGGAGGCCTGCGCTGGGCAGCAGCGTGTGGGAGGTGGGCTCAGGGTCGCAGGAGGCCTGCGCTGGGCAGCAGCGTGTGGGAGGTGGCTCAGGGTCGCAGGAGGCCTGCGCTGGGCAGCAGCGTGTGGGAGGTGGGCTCAGGGTCGCAGGAGGCCTGCGCTGGGCAGCAGCGTGTGGGAGGTGGGCTCAGGGTCGCAGGAGGCCTGCGCTGGGCAGCAGCGTGCAGGGGACGGAGGCGGACCAGAGAGGGACAGGGGCGCGGAGTGAAGGGGCTTGAGGGCTGAAGGGGTTGCCGTGTTCCTGCTGCGGGTCAGGAGGGACCACAGATGAGCCAGAGCTTCTTCCTGTGGCCAGGCTAGCCCAGGGAGGACTAGGGTCTGGGGGAGAAAGTCACAACCACCTGGACCCCCAGCCAGCTGCCTCGGGAGCAGCCATTCCTGGTTTCTGAGTGCcctgctgccccctggtggctgACGGTGTTCTGCAGGGCAGTCCTGCCCGCCCAGAGGACCCGCGGTTCCTTTGTTCTGCACTGACTTGCAGCTTCCGGGATAAATGAATGGGCAAGCGAGCCTTCTCCCTGCTGGTCACTGTGGTGTCCCTTTTCACCCTGCCCTTCACGTGCCTCCATCTGGTCCTGACCTGTCACAGACCCCAGACCCTGGTCCCAGGCCTTCCTGGACACCCAGCTTCTCACTGGCTGTAGGGACCACATACTGTTTATGATGAGTATCCTGCAATGCCGTTGCAAGGTGACATCAGCTACTTACACACAGGAGCCAAGGATACAGGAGAATGAACTCGTCtgttgtaaggtgccaaaagctacagaattaatattttaggaagtttaaagaacatcttattaatttgggctaggtgtgcagaaagattttgtaagtgggatttctatgcttgtgtaattagcatcaaaactaagatggccaaCGGCATTGTGTAGTAAATgcggaagaggaaggagacttggattccctgaccttccaCAAACCTATGAGGggagggtgaatagctagccaggtacaggaagaaaaaggttaaattaaaatcttttctaataCTAACGAACCATTTGCAGGTATCTGTctctatggaaactacccctcccctcctgaaagcatgtggttaatgtatgtatctctaaacaaaaggtataaacttatgccgtgatgtcaggttttctcccctcccatgtataattagaaGTGTATAAACAGCCCTGAAACTGTTTTGGGGGGCTGCACAaattgggtctgttgccctgtgtcagccatatgcagccggcatatttaataaatttcttcctttagtaaaacttttcaaaaacttatttggactacgtgcctctgTGAACACCCGCGAAATTGTGGATTtatttagttactttacaacactGACAAATAATGTGGCTGCGTGGGTGAGACCACTCAGGGCAAATCTGAGCCTCCAGTCTGCACAGGCCCGGGGGTGCCTGTTCTAATGGTTCTCTGGCTGCTGCTGCAGCCTCCATCCTCTGGACAGACGTCTAAAAGCCTGGCCTTGGGCTTCACCACGGCCCACACCAACTGGCCAGACACCAGATGGTGATCAGGGCTGCTGTCTGGGCCGCTGGCTACCATCCTCATTCCCCTGCCGTCCACCCCCACAGTTGGCCACGCTGAGGGCTGCTCTCTCTCTGAACCTGGGTTTCAGCCTCCACCCCGGCCATCTCCTTTGTCCCTCAGCCACTCAGGGACAGCCCCAGCTGACCATCGCAGTTCTCACATGCTCCCCACAGCATCCACTGGACGTCCCAGCTGCTCACCTGCTCACACGGatgctctctgcctcctccctccccgtCCCACGCCAGCTCAGTGAGACCTGCTGACCTCACCGTGGGTGGTCCTAGATTCTCAGGGTGGATGTCCTCACACCATCGAGATGAAGACATGTCACACAGCTCACATCCCATCGGGGGATCTGCAGCCCTCACTTCCCACACACACTGTCCTGAGAGAACCCCTCACGGGCACCGGCTTCACTCCGCCTAGGTCGCCTCCTTTTGCAGCTCTGGGGTTTATCTCTGCTGCATCATCCTCATCAGCACAGTCTCATGCTATAGTGTCCCT of Saccopteryx bilineata isolate mSacBil1 chromosome 1, mSacBil1_pri_phased_curated, whole genome shotgun sequence contains these proteins:
- the LOC136320951 gene encoding ciliary microtubule associated protein 1A isoform X2, which translates into the protein MVEEVWVGAWRPHRPRGPIMALYSSPGPKYLIPPTTGFVKHTPTKLCAPAFSFRGAPMLLAENCSPGPRYSVNPKILRTGKDLGPAFTILGRYHTKTTRTPGPCDYFPEKSAKHVFDSAPSHSISARTKTFRVDSTPGPAAYMLPMVMGAHTVSKVCQPSFSIKGRSKLGGFSDDLHKVTVTKHCAPIVTFGIKHSDYMTPLVVHVE
- the LOC136320951 gene encoding ciliary microtubule associated protein 1A isoform X1, whose amino-acid sequence is MVEEVWVGAWRPHRPRGPIMALYSSPGPKYLIPPTTGFVKHTPTKLCAPAFSFRGAPMLLAENCSPGPRYSVNPKILRTGKDLGPAFTILGRYHTKTTRTPGPCDYFPEKSAKHVFDSAPSHSISARTKTFRVDSTPGPAAYMLPMVMGAHTVSKVCQPSFSIKGRSKLGGFSDDLHKTPGPAAYHQTDMQLTKLKAPQYTIAARVEPPGDKTLKPGPGAHSPEKVTVTKHCAPIVTFGIKHSDYMTPLVVHVE
- the LOC136320952 gene encoding secretoglobin family 1C member 1-like; its protein translation is MKGSSSFLLVAVTWLCACGLAAGEDNNEFFMDFLQTLLVGSPEELYVGPLSKYDVSADAKAAITSVKSCIDGLQPKHKADLVDLLVEVLGDQDSK